A window from Salminus brasiliensis chromosome 7, fSalBra1.hap2, whole genome shotgun sequence encodes these proteins:
- the tmem45a gene encoding transmembrane protein 45A isoform X1, with the protein MGNFKGHALPGSFFLIAGLWWAVKYSLWYATRRNKSAGAGRITTRAMQHRLEITEGAVTLCFSLIGILGEQFAAGGPKFHLYDSSTQHWYQLMNWQHTTMYLFFALAGATSLTVHSIDGAPLALDRLLLGLAFFNEGFLFLYHLHGRDMLDVHVHMLLLYAVFGGAVICLLEVFHRGNILLELLRAALCLLQGSWFWQIAFVLYPPSEVKWDLSDHNNMMFITMCYSWHLAFALLTVAAAHTTVLCVVRSKLRRMPPMEMGLLKPREREADSEDEVL; encoded by the exons ATGGGAAATTTTAAAGGACATGCCCTTCCTGGAAGTTTCTTTCTGATAGCTGGTTTGTGGTGGGCAGTGAAGTACTCCCTGTGGTACGCCACCCGCAGAAACAAAAGTGCAGGAGCTGGGAGAATCACCACAAGAGCCATGCAACACCGCCTAGAAATCACTGAGGGAGCTGTAACCCTATGCTTTTCTCTTATTG GCATATTAGGAGAACAGTTTGCAGCCGGTGGACCAAAGTTTCACTTGTATGACTCCTCCACTCAGCACTGGTACCAGCTGATGAACTGGCAGCACACAACCATGTACTTGTTCTTTGCCTTAGCAGGGGCTACATCGCTCACCGTCCACAGCATAGATGGGGCACCACTGGCCTTAGATCGCTTACTGCTGGGCCTTGCTTTCTTTAATGAAG GATTCCTATTCCTCTATCACCTACATGGCAGAGATATGCTGGATGTCCATGTCCATATGCTTCTGTTGTATGCAGTATTTGGGGGGGCTGTTATCTGCCTGCTGGAGGTCTTCCACAGGGGAAATATCCTGCTGGAACTGCTGCGGGCCGCTCTCTGCCTGCTTCAGGGCAGCTGGTTCTGGCAG ATTGCCTTTGTGTTGTACCCCCCTAGTGAGGTGAAGTGGGATTTGTCAGACCACAACAACATGATGTTCATAACCATGTGTTACAGCTGGCACCTGGCCTTCGCTCTGCTCACTGTGGCTGCAGCACACACCACTGTTCTTTG TGTGGTACGTTCCAAACTCCGAAGAATGCCTCCAATGGAGATGGGTCTACTAAAACCACGGGAAAGAGAAGCAGATTCTGAAGATGAAGTTTTATAA
- the tmem45a gene encoding transmembrane protein 45A isoform X2 codes for MGNFKGHALPGSFFLIAGLWWAVKYSLWYATRRNKSAGAGRITTRAMQHRLEITEGAVTLCFSLIGILGEQFAAGGPKFHLYDSSTQHWYQLMNWQHTTMYLFFALAGATSLTVHSIDGAPLALDRLLLGLAFFNEVFGGAVICLLEVFHRGNILLELLRAALCLLQGSWFWQIAFVLYPPSEVKWDLSDHNNMMFITMCYSWHLAFALLTVAAAHTTVLCVVRSKLRRMPPMEMGLLKPREREADSEDEVL; via the exons ATGGGAAATTTTAAAGGACATGCCCTTCCTGGAAGTTTCTTTCTGATAGCTGGTTTGTGGTGGGCAGTGAAGTACTCCCTGTGGTACGCCACCCGCAGAAACAAAAGTGCAGGAGCTGGGAGAATCACCACAAGAGCCATGCAACACCGCCTAGAAATCACTGAGGGAGCTGTAACCCTATGCTTTTCTCTTATTG GCATATTAGGAGAACAGTTTGCAGCCGGTGGACCAAAGTTTCACTTGTATGACTCCTCCACTCAGCACTGGTACCAGCTGATGAACTGGCAGCACACAACCATGTACTTGTTCTTTGCCTTAGCAGGGGCTACATCGCTCACCGTCCACAGCATAGATGGGGCACCACTGGCCTTAGATCGCTTACTGCTGGGCCTTGCTTTCTTTAATGAAG TATTTGGGGGGGCTGTTATCTGCCTGCTGGAGGTCTTCCACAGGGGAAATATCCTGCTGGAACTGCTGCGGGCCGCTCTCTGCCTGCTTCAGGGCAGCTGGTTCTGGCAG ATTGCCTTTGTGTTGTACCCCCCTAGTGAGGTGAAGTGGGATTTGTCAGACCACAACAACATGATGTTCATAACCATGTGTTACAGCTGGCACCTGGCCTTCGCTCTGCTCACTGTGGCTGCAGCACACACCACTGTTCTTTG TGTGGTACGTTCCAAACTCCGAAGAATGCCTCCAATGGAGATGGGTCTACTAAAACCACGGGAAAGAGAAGCAGATTCTGAAGATGAAGTTTTATAA
- the sft2d2a gene encoding SFT2 domain containing 2a — MDKLRAFLGGREGNNDNRNILQAANEASTLGWGTRVKGFVVCMVIGVSCSILGVCCLFIPKLGLILFIVFYTFGNICSLFSTMFLMGPMKQLKRMCDKTRVFATVVMITCLVLTLCAAFWWKIFALSLLFVILQVFAFAWYGLSYIPFARDAILKFFSMMCTMCMK; from the exons ATGGATAAACTGAGGGCTTTCCTGGGTGGTCGAGAGGGAAACAATGACAATCGAAATATATTACAG GCAGCCAATGAAGCGTCCACACTGGGATGGGGGACTCGGGTGAAAGGCTTTGTCGTTTGCATGGTCATCGGAGTGAGCTGCAGCATCCTG gGAGTGTGCTGCCTGTTCATCCCCAAGTTAGGCCTGATTCTCTTTATTGTGTTTTACACCTTTGGGAATATTTGCTCCTTATTCAG CACCATGTTTCTGATGGGACCAATGAAACAGCTCAAGAGGATGTGTGATAAAACCAGAGTCTTTGCAACAGTTGTCATGATT ACCTGTCTGGTGCTTACACTGTGTGCAGCTTTTTGG tGGAAGATATTTGCCTTATCCTTGCTGTTTGTTATTTTGCAAGTCTTTGCATTTGCTTG GTATGGACTCTCGTATATCCCATTTGCAag AGATGCCATATTGAAGTTTTTCTCCATGATGTGCACCATGTGCATGAAATGA